One genomic segment of Leptolyngbya sp. FACHB-261 includes these proteins:
- a CDS encoding U32 family peptidase, translated as MWKPELLAPAKNLERLKVAIAYGADAVYLGGQNYGLRARADNFTDYDLAQAVAFAHEHRAKVYVTLNAFLHDADFEGLPEYCQFLESTGVDAVIVSDLGVIRVVRKCSKLNIHLSTQASCLNAYGARLWKELGIQRLIVGRELSIAETGLIRAQADLEVEMFTHGAMCMAYSGHCTISNFTAGRDSNRGGCIQSCRLPYHLPSKRQEPDELVTFMSSKDLWGIEQIGAFFQHQICSLKIEGRMKSSFYVAVTCKVYRQLIDAYAEGRLSADLLQQAAAELQSIPHRDYSSGSLETPAAQDSVFEQLAGINTGSHQYLGMVLEATPQAIVLQLVEPLSVGAEIEVVPFEGEPIRWQVNQLSSVTGEPLELMRKDSIVCIAKPDQSARFNQIAKLNVVRAAQRAALASAI; from the coding sequence ATGTGGAAACCTGAACTGCTAGCCCCAGCCAAGAACCTGGAACGGTTAAAAGTTGCCATTGCCTATGGCGCCGATGCCGTTTATCTGGGGGGGCAGAACTATGGTTTGCGAGCCCGTGCTGACAATTTCACCGACTACGATTTAGCGCAGGCTGTAGCATTCGCCCACGAACATAGAGCAAAAGTTTACGTCACCCTGAATGCCTTCCTCCATGATGCAGACTTTGAGGGGCTGCCAGAATACTGCCAGTTTCTCGAATCGACTGGTGTTGATGCGGTGATCGTGTCTGATTTGGGCGTGATTCGGGTCGTGCGCAAGTGCTCCAAGCTCAACATCCACCTGTCCACGCAGGCGTCTTGTCTCAATGCCTATGGCGCACGCTTATGGAAAGAGCTGGGGATCCAGCGTCTGATTGTGGGCCGCGAACTCAGCATTGCAGAGACTGGCCTGATTCGAGCGCAGGCCGACCTTGAGGTCGAAATGTTTACCCACGGTGCCATGTGCATGGCTTACTCCGGCCATTGCACGATCTCGAACTTCACAGCAGGTCGGGACTCCAATCGGGGAGGCTGCATTCAATCTTGTCGCTTACCCTATCATCTGCCCAGCAAGAGACAAGAACCCGATGAATTAGTGACCTTCATGTCCTCTAAGGATCTGTGGGGCATTGAGCAGATTGGTGCGTTTTTCCAACATCAGATCTGTTCGCTCAAGATTGAAGGGCGGATGAAATCTTCGTTCTATGTTGCCGTTACCTGCAAGGTCTATCGACAGCTAATTGATGCTTATGCAGAAGGAAGGTTGAGTGCAGATTTGCTCCAGCAAGCGGCAGCAGAATTACAATCAATTCCGCACCGAGACTATAGCTCTGGCTCACTAGAAACTCCAGCCGCTCAGGACTCAGTCTTCGAACAGTTGGCGGGTATCAATACCGGTAGTCATCAATACTTAGGGATGGTCTTAGAGGCAACACCTCAAGCCATTGTCCTGCAACTGGTTGAACCTCTAAGCGTTGGCGCTGAAATTGAAGTTGTTCCCTTTGAGGGAGAACCTATTCGTTGGCAGGTAAATCAGCTTTCCTCAGTGACTGGAGAGCCATTAGAGCTGATGCGCAAGGATAGTATCGTTTGCATCGCCAAGCCAGATCAGTCAGCTCGATTCAATCAGATTGCGAAATTAAATGTTGTTCGGGCCGCTCAAAGGGCCGCACTGGCCAGTGCAATTTAA
- a CDS encoding GFA family protein, with amino-acid sequence MSVSYPGGCQCGRIRYELLAEPLTLYACHCKECQKQSSSAFGLSMTVPREAVVITQGQPKAWQRSSESGRQVTCLFCGDCGTRLFHHPARNLQIANVKAGTLDDTRWLKPVAHLWTKSAQPWLTINEQMLNYEGQPVDFSQLLERWHLGNEPREKSSEGHGSETHSG; translated from the coding sequence ATGAGCGTTTCATATCCTGGAGGTTGCCAATGCGGACGCATCCGCTATGAGCTACTCGCTGAACCTTTGACGCTTTACGCCTGCCATTGCAAAGAGTGCCAAAAGCAGTCCTCAAGTGCTTTTGGTCTGTCTATGACAGTGCCTCGCGAAGCTGTGGTGATCACTCAAGGTCAACCGAAAGCCTGGCAGCGCAGCTCCGAAAGCGGTCGTCAAGTCACTTGCCTGTTTTGTGGCGATTGCGGAACTAGGCTGTTTCACCATCCTGCGCGTAATTTGCAGATCGCTAATGTCAAGGCAGGGACTTTAGATGATACCCGCTGGTTAAAACCTGTTGCTCATTTATGGACTAAAAGTGCTCAACCCTGGCTGACCATCAATGAACAGATGCTGAACTATGAGGGTCAGCCGGTTGACTTCTCGCAACTATTGGAGCGTTGGCATTTAGGAAATGAGCCCAGAGAAAAATCAAGTGAAGGTCACGGATCTGAAACTCATTCTGGTTGA
- a CDS encoding SGNH/GDSL hydrolase family protein, with the protein MAHIILLGDSIFDNSSYVSGGPAVIEQVQSCLPDAHQATLLAVDGNVTQDVHQQLKRVPANASHLFISVGGNDALRYAYSLHGAASTSVEVFERLAAMKTEFQRNYQQMLKAVLALRKSTTVCTIYDQCPLLDPVMRLLQFTALSMFNDCITREAIQAALPVIDLRIICNEASDYAAVSPIEPSVSGGQKIAQAIATIVTEHDFSRQRSVVYL; encoded by the coding sequence ATGGCACACATCATATTATTGGGCGATTCAATCTTTGATAACTCGTCCTATGTATCCGGAGGTCCAGCTGTTATTGAGCAAGTACAGAGTTGTTTGCCAGATGCCCATCAAGCCACTTTGCTTGCTGTAGACGGCAATGTCACTCAAGATGTTCACCAACAGCTCAAGCGGGTACCAGCCAATGCCAGCCATTTATTCATTAGCGTTGGTGGTAATGATGCCTTACGGTACGCCTACAGTCTTCACGGAGCAGCCTCAACTTCTGTCGAGGTGTTCGAGCGGTTAGCAGCGATGAAAACTGAGTTCCAACGAAACTATCAGCAGATGCTAAAAGCAGTGCTGGCGCTCCGCAAATCCACCACAGTCTGTACCATTTATGATCAATGTCCGCTTTTGGATCCAGTTATGCGTCTTTTGCAATTTACTGCCTTGTCTATGTTCAATGACTGCATTACCAGAGAGGCGATTCAAGCGGCTCTGCCTGTGATAGATTTGCGCATCATCTGCAATGAGGCAAGCGATTATGCCGCAGTCTCTCCGATCGAACCTTCCGTCTCTGGAGGCCAAAAAATTGCTCAAGCAATCGCAACTATTGTGACCGAGCATGACTTCTCAAGGCAGCGCTCTGTGGTCTATTTATAA
- a CDS encoding peptidoglycan-binding protein, with protein sequence MNTEPGANSRIDRILPTPELHPWASGPAVIELQELLRAHGFGIKADGDFGGITEAAVKAYQRQQGLRPDAVIGPKTWAALRTTVQPGTRVLREGYSGVDVRELQGLLQICGHPVSRNSLFDSETKQAVLAFQRRHQLKDDAVVGPITWTVLRGGPPLPQPPKQTGWYVNPRKWW encoded by the coding sequence ATGAACACCGAGCCGGGGGCAAATAGCAGGATTGATCGCATTTTACCAACGCCGGAACTGCATCCTTGGGCTTCAGGACCTGCTGTCATTGAATTACAAGAGCTGTTACGGGCACACGGTTTTGGGATCAAGGCCGATGGCGATTTTGGCGGCATTACCGAGGCGGCAGTGAAGGCATACCAACGGCAACAGGGCTTGAGGCCGGACGCGGTCATTGGCCCCAAAACCTGGGCAGCATTGAGAACAACCGTTCAACCAGGAACGCGAGTTCTACGCGAAGGCTATAGCGGTGTGGACGTGCGTGAACTGCAAGGACTGCTACAGATTTGTGGGCATCCAGTCAGTCGGAATAGCCTCTTTGACTCAGAAACCAAACAGGCGGTGCTAGCCTTTCAGAGACGGCATCAGCTTAAAGATGATGCCGTGGTGGGACCTATTACCTGGACCGTTCTTCGAGGCGGTCCGCCACTGCCCCAGCCGCCTAAGCAGACTGGCTGGTATGTAAACCCGCGCAAGTGGTGGTAG
- a CDS encoding macro domain-containing protein — MSPEKNQVKVTDLKLILVDPIEELCSAWRQEFDGVQAVSIVTGYFEELTDYDCLVSAGNSFGLMDGGVDLAIIRYFGLELMERVQEHIIQQFRGEQPVGTSFIIGTGHPQHPFLAHTPTMRVPMLISQTDNVYQAMWAMLLAVWQHNQKEIRKIRTVACPGLGTATGRMPFQRAAKHMALAYKNFLNPPQTISWPYAESRQTAIGSGGDVT, encoded by the coding sequence ATGAGCCCAGAGAAAAATCAAGTGAAGGTCACGGATCTGAAACTCATTCTGGTTGATCCGATCGAAGAACTTTGCAGTGCTTGGCGACAAGAATTTGATGGGGTTCAGGCAGTCTCAATCGTAACTGGTTACTTTGAAGAACTAACCGACTACGATTGCCTGGTGAGCGCAGGCAACTCGTTCGGGCTGATGGATGGGGGTGTTGATCTGGCGATCATTCGCTATTTTGGCCTTGAGCTGATGGAGCGCGTACAAGAACACATTATCCAGCAGTTTCGGGGTGAGCAACCGGTTGGTACTTCATTCATTATCGGTACGGGTCATCCTCAGCATCCTTTCCTGGCCCATACGCCAACCATGCGAGTGCCCATGTTGATTAGTCAAACAGACAATGTTTACCAGGCGATGTGGGCAATGTTGCTGGCTGTGTGGCAACACAATCAAAAGGAGATACGAAAAATACGCACCGTTGCCTGTCCAGGCTTAGGCACAGCAACCGGGCGAATGCCATTTCAGCGAGCGGCAAAACACATGGCGCTTGCCTACAAAAATTTCTTGAACCCACCACAAACGATCAGCTGGCCCTATGCTGAGTCGAGACAAACCGCCATTGGTTCTGGAGGGGATGTGACCTAA